A single region of the Coriobacteriia bacterium genome encodes:
- a CDS encoding PadR family transcriptional regulator: protein MYHHDDSSCERGEGKGPRGHGHGGGFGGFGHRGFRGPFGHGGHGGFGPGGRARRGDVRTAVLRLLAEQPMHGYQIIQELSSRSGGAWSPSAGSVYPTLQLLADEGLVTAEESGGKKVFSLTEAGTAAVAEMADQPAPWEEAAEGDTSTDLREAAGRLMPAIMQIGKNGSADQRTRAAAVLSDARKELYKILAED from the coding sequence ATGTATCACCACGACGACAGCTCATGCGAGCGCGGCGAAGGTAAGGGCCCGCGCGGCCACGGGCACGGCGGAGGGTTTGGCGGCTTCGGCCATCGCGGCTTCCGCGGACCGTTCGGACACGGCGGACATGGCGGCTTCGGCCCCGGCGGGCGCGCTCGTCGCGGCGACGTGCGCACCGCTGTCCTGCGGCTGCTCGCCGAGCAGCCCATGCACGGCTACCAGATCATCCAGGAGCTCTCATCGCGCAGCGGTGGCGCCTGGAGCCCGAGCGCTGGCTCGGTCTACCCCACCCTCCAGCTTCTCGCCGACGAGGGTCTCGTCACCGCCGAGGAGTCTGGCGGCAAGAAGGTCTTCAGCCTGACTGAGGCCGGGACCGCCGCAGTCGCCGAGATGGCCGACCAGCCCGCTCCTTGGGAAGAGGCCGCCGAGGGCGACACCAGCACTGACCTGCGCGAAGCCGCCGGCAGACTCATGCCGGCAATCATGCAGATCGGCAAGAACGGCTCGGCTGACCAGCGCACCCGCGCAGCTGCGGTCTTGTCCGACGCCCGCAAGGAGCTCTACAAGATCCTCGCCGAGGACTAG
- a CDS encoding chloride channel protein has protein sequence MTDLGIDSKTATKEATTIFLVAILIGAICGLATFLFVAADHLGVSFLWDELPHLVPGVPSWAVGLAVVAVFTILATAVVAICGKRPFDVGGADAEYNKDGRMEYRQLLAGAAFSLLSLFSGAAVGPEAPLTDINGGLGTFVAERIGLKPDQVKVLTYAGVAGAFSAFFGAAPIGALLAAELISPMSETLNRTVIVSGLASGATGWVVYESLGGQKIPLLLQFSNVTSPSLWQLGVAVLLGLLGAVLGLAYGAAFMKSRLALQPLRKRPWLAALAGGTLIAVASVVSPFLLFSGQGQVAQAISQATALGALVLIALGVGKLVLSIGSLSTAYFGGPIFPLIFSGVCFGLAVSLIIPGIPQGLAVMAVLAGMVSAATVAPLSITIFLALMTNPELISVIAIAAVAAFIVRQAVAPTLPGVYRATRAAEHRAARKS, from the coding sequence ATGACCGACCTAGGCATCGACAGCAAGACCGCGACAAAGGAAGCGACGACCATCTTCCTCGTCGCCATTCTCATCGGCGCGATCTGCGGCTTGGCCACGTTCCTCTTCGTGGCCGCAGACCACCTTGGCGTCAGTTTCCTGTGGGACGAGCTGCCTCACCTGGTCCCTGGCGTGCCCTCGTGGGCCGTTGGTCTTGCTGTGGTCGCCGTCTTCACAATCCTGGCCACCGCAGTCGTGGCGATCTGTGGCAAGCGTCCGTTCGACGTGGGTGGTGCCGACGCCGAGTACAACAAGGACGGGCGCATGGAGTACCGGCAGTTGCTCGCCGGCGCGGCCTTTTCGCTACTCTCGCTTTTCTCCGGTGCTGCAGTCGGACCCGAAGCACCTCTCACCGACATCAACGGAGGCCTCGGCACGTTTGTCGCCGAGCGGATTGGCCTGAAGCCCGATCAGGTCAAGGTCCTCACGTACGCTGGAGTGGCCGGAGCGTTCAGCGCCTTCTTCGGCGCAGCTCCCATCGGCGCGCTGCTCGCGGCCGAGCTCATCAGCCCCATGTCCGAGACGCTCAACCGCACGGTGATCGTGTCTGGATTGGCCTCGGGCGCAACCGGATGGGTCGTGTACGAGTCGCTCGGCGGGCAGAAGATCCCGCTGCTGCTCCAGTTCTCCAACGTGACGAGCCCGTCGCTGTGGCAACTTGGCGTCGCGGTGCTGCTCGGCCTACTTGGGGCGGTGCTCGGGCTCGCCTATGGAGCCGCCTTCATGAAGTCGCGCCTTGCGTTGCAGCCGCTCAGGAAGCGACCGTGGCTTGCGGCCCTGGCCGGCGGTACTCTCATCGCCGTCGCATCGGTGGTAAGCCCGTTCCTGCTCTTCTCGGGCCAAGGGCAGGTGGCCCAGGCGATCTCGCAAGCGACCGCGCTCGGAGCGCTGGTACTGATCGCACTCGGAGTAGGCAAGCTCGTGCTGAGCATCGGAAGCCTGTCGACCGCGTACTTCGGCGGACCGATCTTCCCGCTGATCTTCTCTGGGGTCTGCTTCGGGCTGGCGGTCAGCCTGATCATCCCGGGCATTCCGCAGGGACTGGCCGTCATGGCAGTGTTGGCGGGGATGGTCTCCGCGGCTACCGTCGCGCCACTCAGCATCACGATCTTCTTGGCGCTGATGACAAACCCGGAACTCATCTCGGTCATTGCGATCGCGGCGGTCGCCGCGTTCATCGTTCGCCAAGCGGTCGCCCCAACGCTCCCGGGTGTCTATCGCGCGACCCGGGCCGCGGAGCATCGGGCGGCGCGCAAGAGCTAG
- a CDS encoding cupin domain-containing protein → MTEENRIGNKITTLRESLQLSREELAERCDCDVTVIEKLEGGQIAPSLAPLIKITRALGVRLGTLLDDDSGVGPVITRKDDAEEVARLKSLETSSDGGVLDFFSLAEGKAARHMEPFLIDVSPATPGSHALSSHEGEEFVYVMNGQIEIEYGKDLHVLSPGDSIYYDSIVPHQLRAHGDTAARILAVVYAPA, encoded by the coding sequence ATGACCGAGGAGAACCGCATCGGCAACAAGATCACGACTCTACGCGAGTCGCTGCAGCTCTCACGCGAGGAACTCGCCGAGCGCTGCGACTGTGACGTTACAGTCATCGAAAAGCTCGAGGGTGGGCAGATAGCCCCATCGCTCGCACCACTCATCAAGATCACCCGCGCGCTCGGCGTTCGCTTGGGCACGCTACTCGATGACGACTCGGGTGTGGGCCCCGTCATCACCCGTAAGGACGACGCCGAGGAGGTCGCGCGCCTCAAAAGCCTCGAGACCTCCAGCGACGGCGGCGTGCTGGACTTCTTCAGCCTCGCCGAGGGCAAGGCTGCGCGCCACATGGAGCCGTTCCTCATCGATGTGAGCCCGGCGACCCCCGGTAGCCACGCGCTCTCGAGCCACGAGGGCGAGGAGTTCGTCTACGTGATGAACGGACAGATCGAGATCGAGTACGGCAAGGACCTCCACGTCCTGTCACCGGGCGACAGCATCTACTACGACTCGATCGTCCCGCACCAGCTGCGAGCGCACGGCGATACGGCAGCACGCATCCTGGCCGTCGTGTACGCGCCGGCGTAG
- the glpK gene encoding glycerol kinase GlpK gives MPYILALDQGTTSTRSIVFDGDGRRLSQSQIALQQIFPQPGWVEHDAATIWRDQLQTAREAIAEAGIDASDLSAIGVTNQRETVVVWNRATGVPIHNAIVWQDRRTSDSCEALVAAGHDEFVRELTGLGIDPYFSATKIAWILDHVAGARDAALRGELACGTIDTWLVHNLTGGRAHVTDITNASRTLLLDISTGEWDAELCALFDVVPGLLPRIVRSSEVVGESDAEVLGAAVPIGGICGDQQAALVGNGCFAAGDVKATFGTGVFALMHTGETRVRSKSLATTIPARTGDRIEYALEGSIFMGGAVVQWLVEGLELGDSPAAVQALAESVPDSGGVVFVPALTGLGAPEWDPYARGAIFGLTRGATRAHIARAGMEAIPLQVVDLVGAMVADSGHEIPALRVDGGVTVNVLVMQTLADLLGVPVNRALVPESTALGAAYLAGLAVSVWSEPGDLPALTGVSRVFEPAPDAENRFARLRTLWAEAVTRSLRWERP, from the coding sequence GTGCCCTACATTCTCGCGCTCGACCAGGGGACCACAAGCACGCGCTCGATCGTGTTCGACGGCGATGGTCGACGGCTTTCGCAGTCGCAGATCGCGCTTCAGCAGATCTTCCCGCAGCCCGGATGGGTGGAGCACGACGCAGCAACCATCTGGCGCGATCAGCTCCAGACCGCCCGAGAGGCGATTGCTGAGGCCGGGATCGACGCGAGTGACCTCTCGGCGATCGGCGTCACAAACCAGCGAGAGACCGTCGTCGTGTGGAACCGCGCAACCGGAGTACCCATCCACAACGCGATCGTGTGGCAGGACCGTCGGACCTCGGACTCGTGCGAGGCTCTGGTCGCCGCCGGGCACGACGAGTTCGTGCGCGAGCTCACCGGGCTTGGCATCGACCCGTACTTCTCGGCGACCAAAATCGCTTGGATTCTGGATCACGTCGCGGGAGCGCGAGACGCGGCGCTTCGCGGAGAGCTCGCGTGCGGCACGATCGACACCTGGCTCGTGCACAACCTGACCGGCGGACGCGCGCACGTCACGGACATCACCAACGCCTCCAGAACGCTCCTGCTCGACATATCGACCGGCGAGTGGGACGCCGAGCTGTGCGCGCTGTTCGACGTCGTGCCGGGCCTGTTACCGCGAATCGTGCGCTCCTCCGAGGTCGTGGGCGAGAGCGACGCCGAAGTGCTTGGCGCCGCAGTACCGATTGGCGGCATCTGCGGCGACCAACAGGCAGCGCTCGTCGGCAACGGCTGCTTCGCGGCAGGCGACGTGAAGGCGACGTTCGGCACGGGTGTGTTCGCGCTGATGCACACGGGCGAGACGCGCGTGCGATCGAAGAGCCTGGCGACCACCATTCCTGCCCGAACCGGCGACCGCATCGAGTACGCGCTCGAAGGCTCCATCTTCATGGGCGGCGCAGTCGTGCAGTGGCTCGTCGAGGGTCTCGAACTCGGCGACTCGCCCGCGGCGGTGCAGGCACTGGCCGAGAGCGTCCCAGACTCGGGCGGCGTCGTGTTCGTGCCCGCGCTGACCGGGCTCGGCGCGCCGGAGTGGGACCCGTACGCGCGGGGCGCCATTTTCGGTCTGACGCGCGGCGCCACGCGGGCGCACATCGCGCGGGCGGGGATGGAGGCGATTCCACTGCAGGTGGTCGACCTTGTCGGCGCGATGGTGGCCGACTCGGGACACGAGATACCTGCGCTACGAGTCGACGGCGGCGTCACCGTCAACGTCTTGGTCATGCAGACACTCGCCGATCTGCTCGGCGTGCCGGTCAACCGCGCGCTCGTGCCGGAATCCACGGCGCTTGGCGCGGCGTACCTCGCGGGACTGGCGGTCAGCGTGTGGAGCGAACCTGGCGATCTGCCGGCACTGACGGGCGTAAGCCGCGTCTTCGAGCCAGCTCCCGACGCCGAGAATCGCTTTGCACGCCTCAGGACGCTTTGGGCCGAGGCTGTGACTCGGTCCCTGCGTTGGGAACGTCCCTGA
- a CDS encoding SulP family inorganic anion transporter, with the protein MSAESKSARSRRMPALQGILPIDAKRIPIDIIAGITLAALAIPEVMGYTKIAGMPVITGLYTILIPIAVFALLGSSRHLVVGADSATAAIMFAGITGLAAPESPQWVALAGWMAILAAGFLLLGRLLKLGFLADFLSRTVLIGFLTGVGIQVACGQVAGMLGVPKTGHGPILEAYNAIIALPTANKATMAVSAGVLIVIVGARLINKKIPGALIAVIGAIAASEMLNLAAKGVTTLGTIPSGLPAIGLQALPTASQWGPLVATAASLFLVILAQSAATSRAYATKYNDAFDENVDLVGLGLANIAAGFSGTFVVNGSPTKTQMVDSAGGHSQVSQLTTAALVLIVLLFLTKPLSFMPNAVLAAVVFLIGVELVDIPGMRGILAARPVEFWIATVTAATVVGVGVEQGILLAIVVSMIAHIRHSYRPADRLVTYEDEQARLHALDSDAQAEPGLLVYRFGANLYYANSAAFEEEAMGLVGRAKPEAKYFALDASAVGDIDYTAAEMLRRLVPTLKARGVTFIVIGLEDEPRRELAASGLVDLIGAENFADGLHDVIKKYRPAG; encoded by the coding sequence TTGTCGGCTGAATCAAAGTCCGCACGCTCGCGGCGCATGCCGGCTCTACAGGGCATCCTGCCAATCGACGCGAAGCGCATCCCCATCGACATCATCGCTGGCATCACTCTGGCCGCACTCGCCATACCCGAGGTCATGGGCTACACGAAGATCGCGGGCATGCCGGTCATCACCGGTCTCTACACGATTCTGATCCCAATCGCGGTATTCGCGCTGCTCGGCTCGTCGCGACACCTCGTCGTTGGCGCCGACTCAGCCACGGCGGCGATCATGTTCGCCGGAATCACCGGGCTGGCAGCTCCGGAGTCACCGCAGTGGGTGGCACTGGCAGGCTGGATGGCCATCTTGGCCGCGGGGTTCCTCCTGCTTGGCCGCCTACTCAAGTTGGGCTTCCTAGCCGATTTCCTCTCGAGAACCGTGCTCATTGGGTTTCTCACGGGCGTGGGTATTCAAGTCGCGTGCGGACAGGTCGCCGGGATGCTCGGCGTGCCCAAGACCGGGCACGGGCCGATTCTCGAGGCGTACAACGCCATCATCGCGCTCCCCACAGCGAACAAAGCGACCATGGCCGTCTCGGCGGGCGTGCTGATCGTGATCGTGGGGGCTCGGCTGATCAACAAGAAGATTCCTGGAGCGCTGATCGCCGTCATTGGGGCGATCGCCGCAAGCGAGATGCTCAACTTGGCCGCAAAGGGCGTCACCACGCTTGGCACCATCCCCAGCGGGCTACCCGCCATCGGTCTGCAGGCTCTTCCAACTGCAAGCCAGTGGGGTCCGCTCGTCGCGACCGCAGCCTCGCTCTTCCTGGTCATCCTCGCGCAAAGCGCAGCAACGTCTCGGGCGTATGCGACCAAGTACAACGACGCATTCGACGAGAACGTCGACTTGGTCGGCCTCGGGCTTGCCAACATCGCGGCCGGATTCTCCGGGACGTTCGTGGTCAACGGCAGCCCGACCAAGACGCAGATGGTCGACAGCGCCGGCGGCCACAGCCAGGTTTCGCAGCTCACGACGGCGGCTCTCGTGCTCATCGTGCTGCTGTTCCTGACGAAGCCGCTCTCCTTCATGCCCAATGCCGTGCTTGCCGCGGTCGTCTTTCTTATCGGCGTCGAGCTCGTGGACATCCCCGGAATGCGCGGCATCCTCGCAGCGCGCCCGGTAGAGTTCTGGATTGCAACGGTTACGGCGGCGACCGTGGTTGGCGTCGGCGTCGAACAGGGCATCCTGCTCGCGATCGTGGTCTCGATGATCGCGCACATCCGCCATAGCTATCGCCCCGCTGATCGTCTCGTGACCTACGAAGACGAGCAGGCGCGGCTGCACGCGCTGGACTCCGACGCTCAGGCCGAGCCGGGCCTGCTTGTCTACCGCTTCGGTGCCAACCTCTACTACGCCAACTCGGCTGCGTTCGAGGAAGAGGCGATGGGGTTGGTCGGCCGAGCCAAGCCCGAAGCCAAGTACTTCGCTCTGGACGCCTCGGCGGTCGGCGATATCGACTACACAGCCGCTGAGATGCTCCGCCGACTGGTTCCCACACTCAAGGCGCGGGGAGTCACGTTCATCGTCATCGGCCTGGAGGATGAGCCGCGGCGCGAGCTCGCGGCGTCCGGGCTGGTCGACCTGATAGGCGCCGAGAACTTCGCCGACGGTCTGCATGACGTCATCAAGAAGTACCGGCCCGCCGGCTAG
- a CDS encoding 2-oxoacid:acceptor oxidoreductase family protein — protein MAVAEKTAYEIRWHGRGGQGAVTSAKILAEAAYNSGFAGVTSQPSFGAERRGAPITASTRLANEPIRVLSQVTRPDIVVVLDDSLLGVANAAAGLEPGGMIIVNTNRSAAELGIAGDARVVTSDVTGAAMAADLIVGGQPMVSTAILGAIAAATGLITMESVEAAIGHAFSGKAAAKNIEAAKIAFECTQNVE, from the coding sequence ATGGCCGTCGCCGAAAAGACCGCGTACGAGATCCGCTGGCACGGGCGCGGCGGTCAGGGCGCGGTGACCAGCGCGAAGATCCTTGCCGAGGCCGCCTACAACAGCGGATTTGCTGGCGTAACCTCTCAGCCCAGCTTTGGCGCCGAGCGCCGAGGAGCCCCAATCACGGCCTCGACGCGCCTGGCCAACGAGCCGATTCGCGTGCTATCGCAGGTCACGCGGCCAGACATCGTCGTCGTGCTCGACGACTCGCTGCTGGGAGTCGCCAACGCAGCGGCCGGTCTGGAGCCTGGCGGGATGATCATCGTCAACACGAACCGTTCCGCCGCCGAGCTTGGCATCGCGGGCGACGCCCGAGTCGTCACCTCGGACGTGACCGGGGCCGCTATGGCGGCCGACTTGATCGTGGGCGGCCAGCCGATGGTGTCGACGGCGATTCTCGGCGCGATCGCCGCAGCCACGGGGCTTATCACGATGGAGAGCGTCGAGGCTGCTATCGGCCACGCGTTCTCGGGCAAGGCGGCAGCCAAGAACATCGAGGCGGCCAAGATCGCTTTCGAGTGCACCCAAAACGTCGAGTGA
- a CDS encoding AMP-binding protein, with translation MELHTELTIGEYFENKVAERGDADFIVYPDRDLRWSWNEFDERVDRMAKGLLAIGMEPGDHLGIWARNVPDWLTIAFATAKIGVVLVTVNPVYKAHELAYVIKQSDMKALAIIDTFRDVDYVQIVRELVPESMTQQRGHLDSAEFPMLKDLIYMGPEKHRGFYNVPELLILGEHGDDAALTQAKAGLSNTDTINMQYTSGTTGFPKGVMLTHRNILNNGFYIGERQKLTTADRICLPPPYFHCFGIVLGVLAILTHGSALVGVEQFDPLLVLAAVQKERATALYGVPTMFIAELAHPMFDMFDLTSLRTGIMAGSPCPVETMRQVIDKMHASEMTICYGLTETSPVFTQTTTDDTLERKCETVGRKHDAVEVRVIDPETGQDCPVDVPGELCCRGYNVMKGYYKMPEATEAAIDKDGWLHSGDIGTVDADGYYRITGRIKDMIIRGGENIYPREIEEFLYTMPGIKDVQVVGVPDAKYGEVVGAFVVLKEGADLSEGDVQEFCRARMARYKAPKYVFFVDSFPMTASGKIQKYILRDLAKESLGIGCGVFASEGEETCQDAGAGV, from the coding sequence ATGGAGCTGCACACTGAGCTGACGATCGGCGAGTACTTCGAGAACAAGGTCGCCGAGCGAGGCGACGCCGACTTCATCGTCTACCCTGACCGAGATCTGCGCTGGTCGTGGAACGAGTTCGACGAGCGAGTCGATCGCATGGCCAAGGGACTGCTTGCCATCGGCATGGAGCCTGGCGACCACCTTGGCATCTGGGCACGCAACGTGCCCGACTGGCTCACCATCGCCTTTGCGACCGCCAAGATCGGCGTCGTGCTGGTCACGGTCAACCCGGTCTACAAGGCGCACGAGCTGGCCTACGTCATCAAACAGTCGGACATGAAGGCACTTGCCATCATCGACACGTTCCGCGACGTGGACTACGTCCAGATCGTGCGCGAGCTCGTGCCCGAGTCGATGACGCAGCAGCGCGGCCATCTCGACTCCGCCGAGTTCCCTATGCTCAAGGACCTCATCTACATGGGCCCCGAGAAGCATCGCGGCTTCTACAACGTGCCTGAGCTGCTCATTCTCGGCGAGCATGGTGACGACGCCGCGCTGACGCAAGCCAAGGCGGGCTTGAGCAACACCGACACGATCAACATGCAGTACACCTCGGGAACCACCGGCTTTCCCAAGGGCGTCATGCTGACCCACCGCAACATCCTGAACAACGGCTTCTACATCGGTGAGCGCCAGAAGCTCACCACGGCAGACCGCATCTGCCTGCCGCCTCCATACTTCCACTGCTTCGGCATCGTGCTGGGCGTGCTGGCCATTCTGACGCACGGCTCGGCGCTGGTGGGCGTCGAACAGTTCGATCCGCTGCTCGTTCTCGCGGCCGTGCAGAAGGAGCGCGCAACCGCGCTCTACGGCGTCCCCACGATGTTCATCGCCGAGTTGGCGCACCCGATGTTCGACATGTTCGACCTGACGTCGCTGCGAACCGGCATCATGGCCGGCTCGCCGTGCCCGGTCGAGACGATGCGCCAGGTCATCGACAAGATGCACGCCTCCGAGATGACCATCTGCTACGGGCTGACGGAAACGTCGCCCGTGTTCACGCAGACGACGACGGACGACACGCTCGAGCGCAAGTGCGAGACGGTCGGCCGCAAGCACGACGCAGTCGAGGTTCGCGTGATCGACCCTGAGACCGGCCAAGACTGTCCAGTCGACGTGCCCGGCGAGCTGTGCTGCCGGGGCTACAACGTCATGAAGGGCTACTACAAGATGCCCGAGGCCACCGAGGCGGCCATCGACAAAGATGGTTGGCTGCACTCGGGCGACATCGGTACCGTGGACGCGGACGGCTACTACCGCATCACCGGCCGAATCAAGGACATGATCATTCGCGGGGGCGAGAACATCTATCCGCGCGAGATCGAGGAGTTCCTCTACACCATGCCCGGCATCAAGGACGTGCAGGTCGTGGGCGTGCCGGACGCCAAGTATGGCGAAGTTGTTGGCGCCTTTGTGGTTCTGAAGGAAGGCGCGGACCTCTCGGAGGGCGACGTGCAGGAGTTCTGCCGAGCCCGCATGGCCCGATACAAGGCGCCCAAGTACGTCTTCTTCGTCGACAGCTTCCCAATGACCGCGAGCGGCAAGATCCAGAAGTACATCCTGCGCGACCTGGCCAAGGAGTCTCTCGGCATTGGGTGCGGCGTCTTTGCCAGCGAGGGCGAAGAGACCTGCCAAGACGCAGGGGCAGGTGTCTGA
- a CDS encoding 4Fe-4S binding protein, which yields MDPESQISMSKPASGEAGATGDWRSKHPVIDPAVCSAAKQGRESCQLCWVYCPDACISRGAPPVIELAYCKGCGICAVECPMNAIEMVNEGEHATCEIGLG from the coding sequence ATGGACCCTGAGAGCCAGATCTCGATGTCGAAGCCGGCGTCCGGCGAGGCCGGAGCGACTGGCGACTGGCGCAGCAAGCATCCGGTCATCGACCCGGCGGTTTGCTCGGCGGCCAAGCAGGGGCGGGAGAGCTGCCAGCTGTGTTGGGTGTACTGCCCCGACGCCTGCATCTCGAGAGGCGCGCCTCCAGTGATCGAACTCGCATACTGCAAGGGCTGCGGCATCTGCGCCGTCGAGTGCCCGATGAACGCCATCGAGATGGTCAACGAAGGCGAGCACGCCACCTGCGAGATCGGTCTCGGCTAG
- a CDS encoding CDGSH iron-sulfur domain-containing protein, translating to MKKGESFPLATELAAGRYKWCACGHTQRVPWCDGTCKGAKPVKFKLKKVATVEICNCGRTKTPPYCDGAHKKAKAS from the coding sequence GTGAAGAAAGGCGAGTCGTTCCCGCTCGCGACCGAACTCGCCGCCGGCAGGTACAAGTGGTGCGCATGCGGCCACACGCAGCGCGTGCCATGGTGCGATGGCACGTGCAAGGGTGCCAAGCCGGTCAAGTTCAAGCTGAAGAAGGTCGCAACTGTGGAGATTTGCAACTGCGGCCGCACAAAGACGCCGCCGTACTGCGACGGGGCACACAAGAAGGCAAAGGCAAGCTAG